A part of Paenibacillus sp. sptzw28 genomic DNA contains:
- a CDS encoding DinB family protein, producing MDLLQKRLWNANHKKLTSIITRPSEHNTAVNLFLINHSLLHSSKMSNSTTTTLEDELFKDLKEVTVREYPVLAPDTRNSIAWHIWHITRIEDMTMNVLVNGAEQIFHLGSWHKKLKVNYVHSGNEMTENEVSDLSTNIDISELLSYRVDVGQKTRDIVSNLQPGDFKRKVEPERLKLLEEQFAVKKESAWLLEYWGRKTVAGLILMPATRHLFLHLNKSVRIKQKIQENKKSQHIEEGADIL from the coding sequence TTGGACTTATTACAAAAAAGATTGTGGAATGCGAACCACAAAAAACTGACAAGCATCATTACACGTCCTTCAGAACACAACACGGCCGTTAACTTATTTTTAATTAATCATAGTTTGTTGCATTCATCAAAAATGAGTAATTCAACGACTACAACTTTGGAAGATGAATTGTTTAAGGATTTAAAGGAAGTTACAGTTCGGGAATACCCTGTTTTAGCGCCAGATACAAGGAATTCCATTGCCTGGCATATATGGCATATCACTCGAATAGAGGATATGACAATGAATGTATTGGTAAATGGTGCAGAGCAGATTTTTCATTTGGGTTCTTGGCACAAGAAACTTAAGGTGAATTATGTTCATTCAGGTAATGAAATGACGGAGAATGAGGTCTCTGACCTAAGTACCAATATTGATATTTCTGAATTATTGTCATACCGAGTAGATGTTGGACAAAAAACTCGAGATATTGTTTCTAATTTACAACCTGGAGATTTTAAACGAAAGGTTGAACCGGAGAGATTAAAATTACTTGAAGAACAATTTGCTGTTAAAAAAGAATCGGCATGGCTGCTTGAATATTGGGGAAGGAAGACAGTAGCTGGATTAATTCTTATGCCGGCAACGAGGCATCTCTTCTTACATTTAAACAAATCAGTTCGAATTAAACAAAAGATTCAAGAAAACAAGAAGTCTCAGCATATCGAGGAAGGCGCTGACATCCTATAA
- a CDS encoding pentapeptide repeat-containing protein — translation MALTEKKMMDSKNGLELQDIRNEQIHMVCFKGSDFHGIDMRDTSLAHTNFVNSKWEHIYFSNVHINMIQMGGTLFENIVRPEAKVSHLNEEPGTDGWVNVEPVIFKKSDLSTAIFDTCNLSNVELKNSNIEGMKIDGILIKDLIEQYRKAVCE, via the coding sequence ATGGCTCTTACCGAGAAGAAAATGATGGATTCCAAGAATGGTTTAGAACTTCAGGATATTAGAAACGAACAAATTCATATGGTTTGTTTTAAGGGTTCAGATTTTCATGGTATAGACATGAGGGATACTTCTCTGGCGCATACGAATTTTGTTAACTCGAAGTGGGAGCACATTTACTTTTCTAATGTACATATAAATATGATTCAGATGGGTGGAACTTTATTCGAGAACATAGTTCGTCCTGAAGCAAAGGTTAGTCACTTAAATGAAGAGCCTGGAACTGACGGATGGGTTAATGTTGAGCCTGTAATATTTAAGAAGAGTGACTTGAGTACAGCAATATTTGATACTTGCAATTTAAGCAATGTTGAGCTTAAAAACTCTAATATTGAAGGAATGAAAATTGATGGAATACTTATTAAAGACTTAATAGAACAGTATAGAAAAGCTGTTTGTGAGTAA
- a CDS encoding N-acetyltransferase → MYKYRNTNQDDFNIIATFPQNKVELFYMFPRGLFPVKPEQLYEVSMTRLLPTVIEYCDEIVGYSNLYDLVTGDHCWLGNVIINPRYRGKGAGKYLVNLMIERARKELEVQELRLVCHNTNTGALLLYNKIGFKPFEIKIMNDYGGNEIAGIKMKKEIL, encoded by the coding sequence TTGTATAAGTATAGAAACACAAATCAAGACGACTTTAATATTATTGCCACGTTTCCACAGAATAAAGTTGAATTGTTTTATATGTTTCCGAGAGGGCTATTTCCTGTAAAACCTGAACAATTATATGAAGTGTCCATGACGCGCCTATTGCCTACGGTAATTGAATATTGTGATGAAATAGTAGGCTATAGCAATCTATATGACCTGGTTACTGGAGATCATTGCTGGTTAGGAAATGTAATAATTAATCCAAGATATAGGGGTAAAGGTGCAGGTAAATATCTAGTAAATTTAATGATTGAGCGAGCAAGGAAGGAATTAGAAGTTCAAGAATTAAGACTAGTTTGTCACAATACCAATACAGGAGCCCTTTTACTTTATAATAAGATAGGATTTAAACCCTTTGAAATAAAGATCATGAATGATTATGGGGGTAATGAGATTGCTGGAATTAAGATGAAGAAAGAAATTTTGTAA
- a CDS encoding GNAT family N-acetyltransferase, whose protein sequence is MITIRFVSCEDIPHIQSIAHETWNFTYGGIYSKDFIQNFLSKAYSRENLIRSVERDLQSTKRKFLIAEYNNEVVGFAQTSQVNDEDYELLRIYVRPEYHKIGIGNGFIQEFIQVLKPIKKLIAWVAKENHIGRSFYEKSGFKESEEKIETIEGQSKTQKKYELKITNERL, encoded by the coding sequence ATGATTACAATTAGATTTGTATCATGTGAGGATATCCCACACATTCAATCCATAGCCCATGAAACATGGAATTTCACATATGGGGGCATTTACTCAAAAGATTTCATTCAAAATTTTCTAAGTAAAGCTTATTCTCGTGAGAACCTAATTAGATCTGTAGAAAGAGATCTTCAAAGTACTAAACGAAAATTTCTAATTGCTGAATATAATAATGAAGTCGTTGGATTTGCTCAGACAAGTCAAGTGAATGACGAGGATTATGAATTACTAAGAATCTATGTACGACCTGAATATCATAAAATTGGAATAGGAAATGGCTTCATTCAGGAATTTATTCAAGTTTTAAAGCCAATAAAGAAATTGATTGCTTGGGTAGCGAAAGAGAATCATATAGGAAGATCATTTTATGAAAAGAGCGGATTTAAAGAATCAGAAGAAAAGATCGAAACAATAGAAGGACAAAGTAAAACTCAAAAGAAATATGAATTGAAAATCACGAATGAAAGGTTGTAA
- a CDS encoding DUF2185 domain-containing protein, giving the protein MAWELVSVYERNRETPYTFYVPSSLVIESLAIGDLVKLIFVSDDEHDDYSGERMWVELTQITDEGFKGILTNQPIYISDLNLGDEIDFSADHICDTLLEDPEVPKWDYYFDKKVVVTTDVLERRLFNFIMRDTPRDDIDTGWTFFTGYESEDANGDSDNFQVVSLGAVLNMDDSIIDLLDDEPLCAYERNIKNNKFYKVHDYDWDSYLGESKS; this is encoded by the coding sequence ATGGCTTGGGAACTTGTAAGTGTTTATGAAAGGAACAGAGAAACCCCATATACTTTTTATGTTCCTAGCTCATTAGTAATTGAAAGTTTAGCCATTGGTGATCTGGTTAAACTTATTTTTGTATCTGATGATGAACATGATGACTATTCAGGTGAACGAATGTGGGTAGAGCTAACACAGATAACAGATGAGGGATTTAAAGGAATATTGACCAATCAGCCCATTTATATTTCTGATCTTAACCTAGGAGATGAAATAGATTTTAGTGCTGATCATATTTGTGACACGTTATTGGAGGACCCAGAGGTACCTAAATGGGATTACTACTTTGACAAGAAAGTGGTGGTAACAACTGATGTATTAGAAAGAAGACTTTTCAATTTTATAATGAGGGATACACCTAGAGATGATATAGATACAGGATGGACTTTCTTCACCGGCTATGAGTCTGAAGATGCGAATGGGGACTCTGATAATTTTCAAGTTGTTTCTCTAGGGGCAGTTCTTAACATGGATGACTCAATAATAGATTTACTTGATGATGAGCCGCTTTGTGCTTATGAAAGAAACATAAAAAACAATAAGTTCTATAAAGTTCATGATTACGATTGGGATAGTTACCTTGGTGAAAGTAAGAGTTGA
- a CDS encoding ornithine carbamoyltransferase, which yields MHFLNLSDLSVNKMTEIFNIAEKLKNNKFGKILEGKTFVLFFPESSIRTRVTFEKGIKDLGGECILFPPESLKKKEELADVIGYLNNWVDAVIVRHPDFNNMIRLSEHALIPIINAMSSENHPCEVLSDIFSIREIRPDFKELTYTFVGPAGNIVNSWVEIAKVLDLKLYHVCTTGNEICNDDRNYHFSTDLETKLVGSDFVLTDSLPLEYQTDEYFSQFQVNFERMKLTNANALLNPCPPFFRNQEVSEDVINSKYFVGYSFKKNLVFVQQALIIHCLGLFKEGADIL from the coding sequence ATGCATTTTTTGAATCTTTCTGATCTATCGGTTAACAAGATGACGGAAATATTTAATATTGCCGAAAAGCTCAAGAATAATAAGTTTGGAAAAATACTTGAAGGGAAAACTTTCGTTTTATTCTTTCCTGAATCTAGCATTAGGACTAGAGTAACATTTGAGAAAGGGATTAAGGATCTCGGCGGGGAATGTATTCTTTTTCCTCCCGAATCACTCAAGAAGAAAGAAGAACTTGCAGATGTTATTGGATATTTAAACAATTGGGTTGACGCGGTAATTGTCAGACATCCTGACTTTAATAACATGATTAGATTATCCGAACACGCATTAATTCCAATAATAAATGCAATGTCATCAGAAAATCACCCATGTGAAGTACTTTCAGACATATTTTCAATACGCGAGATTCGCCCGGATTTCAAGGAACTTACTTATACATTTGTAGGTCCAGCCGGCAATATAGTTAATTCTTGGGTTGAAATTGCAAAGGTTCTGGATCTTAAACTTTATCATGTTTGCACTACTGGCAATGAAATATGCAATGATGATCGGAACTATCATTTTTCAACTGACCTTGAAACTAAACTAGTTGGAAGTGATTTTGTACTTACAGATTCATTGCCTCTTGAATATCAAACCGATGAATATTTCTCACAGTTTCAAGTCAATTTCGAAAGAATGAAATTAACTAATGCAAATGCATTGTTAAACCCATGTCCTCCCTTTTTCAGGAATCAGGAAGTAAGCGAAGATGTCATTAACTCCAAATATTTTGTAGGCTATTCATTTAAGAAGAATCTGGTATTTGTTCAACAAGCATTAATAATTCACTGTCTGGGACTATTCAAGGAAGGCGCTGACATCCTATAA